One region of Exiguobacterium acetylicum genomic DNA includes:
- the polX gene encoding DNA polymerase/3'-5' exonuclease PolX, translated as MRTIQDAMRHLERISVYLEVKGENPFKINAFRKAASILEASDADFMAIDDFTAMKGIGKGTAAVLEEYRETGTSTALTELEQEVPEGLIALLKIPGLGGKKLAKLHEVGVIDADSFAEKLADGTVEAMPGFGKKTVEKYVKALETFETRPERLPYGVMRKVVAELNQTLASFDEIIRFEVGGSFRRAEETCKDLDFILSTNEPERIKEQLLELSLIDEVIAAGSTKVSLVLKRDVHYIAVDFRIVDDAAYASTLHHFTGSKDHNVRMRQLAKERGESISEYGVETEQGLVQPKTEEELFARYDLPFIAPELRAGRQEFEQDLSRLLTEQDIQADVHMHTTWSDGTLSVEELVDACAARGYTWMAITDHSKYMKFVNGLTEERLRAQRVEIEAARKKHPEMTILCGVEMDILPDGSLDYEDDFLKEMDYVIASIHSKFDQTEEEIMQRLENACRNPYVSLIAHPTGRIIGRREGYAVNVDRLIELAAETGTALEMNANPARFDLTASSLAKAKAAGVKILINTDTHRPEMLEDMKLGVLHARKAYLEASDVINTWSAEAALAFFGRKRLGVD; from the coding sequence ATGCGTACGATTCAAGATGCAATGCGTCACTTGGAACGAATCTCAGTCTATCTAGAGGTTAAAGGGGAAAATCCGTTTAAGATCAATGCTTTCCGAAAAGCAGCAAGTATCCTCGAGGCATCGGATGCTGACTTCATGGCAATCGACGATTTCACGGCGATGAAGGGGATTGGTAAAGGAACGGCCGCTGTTCTTGAGGAGTACCGGGAAACGGGAACGAGTACGGCACTGACGGAACTCGAACAAGAAGTACCGGAAGGACTGATTGCTTTACTGAAGATCCCAGGTCTTGGTGGGAAGAAACTTGCTAAATTGCATGAAGTCGGCGTCATTGATGCAGATTCCTTTGCAGAGAAATTAGCGGATGGTACAGTCGAAGCGATGCCTGGATTCGGTAAGAAGACGGTCGAAAAGTACGTCAAAGCGCTCGAAACGTTTGAAACACGACCAGAACGATTACCGTATGGTGTCATGCGGAAGGTCGTTGCGGAATTAAATCAGACCCTTGCGTCGTTCGATGAAATCATTCGCTTCGAAGTTGGTGGAAGTTTCCGCCGAGCAGAAGAGACGTGCAAGGATCTTGATTTCATCCTCTCGACGAACGAACCGGAACGGATCAAGGAGCAACTATTGGAGCTGTCGCTCATCGATGAAGTCATCGCTGCCGGCAGCACGAAAGTATCACTCGTCTTAAAACGAGACGTCCATTATATCGCGGTTGATTTCCGAATCGTCGATGACGCGGCGTACGCATCCACATTACATCACTTCACGGGTTCGAAGGATCACAATGTCCGGATGCGTCAACTCGCCAAAGAACGGGGAGAGAGCATTTCTGAATATGGCGTTGAGACCGAGCAAGGATTAGTGCAGCCGAAGACGGAAGAAGAATTGTTTGCGCGGTACGACTTACCGTTCATCGCACCTGAATTACGAGCAGGGCGTCAAGAGTTCGAACAGGATTTGTCACGCCTTTTGACGGAACAGGATATTCAAGCAGATGTGCACATGCATACGACATGGTCAGATGGCACATTATCTGTTGAAGAACTGGTCGATGCGTGTGCTGCACGAGGGTATACATGGATGGCGATCACCGACCATAGTAAATATATGAAGTTCGTCAATGGATTGACGGAAGAACGTCTACGTGCGCAACGTGTCGAAATCGAAGCAGCACGCAAGAAACATCCCGAGATGACGATTTTATGTGGCGTCGAGATGGATATCTTGCCTGATGGGTCGCTCGATTATGAAGATGATTTCTTAAAAGAGATGGATTACGTCATTGCCTCGATTCACTCGAAATTCGATCAGACGGAAGAAGAGATCATGCAACGGCTAGAGAATGCGTGTCGTAATCCTTACGTTTCTCTGATTGCCCATCCGACAGGACGAATCATCGGTAGACGTGAAGGGTATGCCGTTAACGTCGATCGCTTGATCGAACTAGCAGCCGAGACAGGAACAGCGCTTGAGATGAATGCCAACCCGGCACGATTCGATTTGACGGCAAGTTCCCTAGCAAAAGCGAAGGCTGCTGGTGTGAAAATTTTGATCAATACGGATACACACCGACCAGAAATGTTAGAAGATATGAAACTTGGAGTCCTCCATGCACGTAAAGCCTATTTGGAGGCGTCTGATGTCATCAATACGTGGAGCGCTGAAGCAGCACTTGCCTTCTTCGGTCGAAAACGTTTAGGAGTGGATTAA
- a CDS encoding CvpA family protein, giving the protein MISFVILLLLALGVMTGVRRGVVLQAGHLLSLIISFIVALSFYEELATKFRLWVPYPSTLDDAGIDLTMFAIPSSARLDEVFYKAFWFVVLFFGTKIILAILLSMFDSLTNIPILKQVKGLLGGVFGFIEMYIFIFLLLFLAAFVPIQSIQDAIADSSLASFIIQHTPLLANWLMDQVGLIK; this is encoded by the coding sequence ATGATTTCTTTCGTTATCTTATTACTTCTCGCCTTAGGCGTCATGACGGGTGTCCGACGGGGAGTCGTATTGCAGGCCGGGCATTTGCTCAGCCTGATCATTTCCTTCATCGTCGCCTTGTCGTTCTATGAGGAACTGGCGACGAAATTCCGTTTGTGGGTTCCATATCCGTCGACACTGGATGATGCGGGAATCGACTTGACGATGTTCGCAATTCCAAGTTCAGCACGACTCGATGAGGTGTTCTACAAAGCCTTTTGGTTCGTCGTCCTGTTCTTTGGTACAAAAATCATCTTAGCAATCTTGTTATCGATGTTTGATTCGTTGACGAACATTCCGATTTTAAAACAAGTCAAAGGATTATTAGGTGGCGTCTTTGGCTTCATCGAGATGTACATCTTCATTTTCTTACTCTTGTTCCTCGCAGCATTCGTTCCGATTCAGTCGATACAGGATGCCATTGCAGACTCGAGTTTGGCAAGTTTCATCATCCAACATACACCGCTCCTTGCGAATTGGCTGATGGATCAAGTTGGATTGATAAAATAA
- the zapA gene encoding cell division protein ZapA: MADSEGLNRTTIHIAGNDYTIVGTESPEHVREVGLLVDTKIREIREQAPQLDVRQIAVLAALNIGSDYVKIKKNLGEL, translated from the coding sequence ATGGCTGATTCAGAAGGGTTGAACCGGACGACGATTCATATCGCAGGCAATGATTATACGATTGTCGGAACGGAGTCGCCAGAACACGTACGCGAAGTGGGTCTCCTCGTCGATACGAAAATTCGAGAAATCCGAGAACAAGCACCACAACTCGACGTTCGTCAAATCGCCGTCCTAGCGGCGCTTAATATTGGTAGTGATTACGTAAAAATAAAAAAGAATTTGGGTGAACTATAA
- the rnhC gene encoding ribonuclease HIII has translation MGTTVLRLSKEKQDLVIQEFKQGQTKSPPYARFAAKIPGCVITIYNSGKVMFQGTEAETIASRFGTATPTKSKEPLVSTLPNGFAEWSVAGSDEVGKGDFFGPLVVVASFVDRKQIALLHELGVRDSKHLNDTEIRKIARDLHAVIPYTYRILHNPEYNQMQRTMTQGKMTALMHNDVLERLLDQLETKPEAILIDQFAEKTVYYKHLSGVVNPVRENVYFSTKAEQLHVAVAASSIIARAIFLKEMDNLSETTGVVIPKGAGAKVDQVAASLILRYGADKLRDWTKAHFANTKKAQQLAAKRNRP, from the coding sequence GTGGGAACTACCGTTTTACGCTTATCTAAAGAAAAGCAAGACCTCGTCATACAAGAGTTTAAACAAGGGCAGACGAAGAGTCCACCGTATGCCCGGTTCGCAGCTAAAATACCTGGATGTGTCATCACGATTTACAATTCTGGAAAAGTGATGTTTCAAGGAACCGAAGCTGAAACCATCGCTTCACGCTTCGGCACGGCTACACCGACTAAATCGAAGGAACCACTTGTTTCAACGTTACCAAATGGTTTTGCAGAATGGTCCGTTGCTGGCAGTGACGAAGTTGGAAAAGGCGATTTCTTCGGTCCACTCGTCGTCGTCGCTTCCTTCGTTGATCGAAAGCAGATTGCACTTCTTCACGAACTCGGTGTTCGGGACTCCAAGCACTTGAATGACACGGAGATTCGAAAAATCGCCCGTGATCTCCATGCTGTCATTCCGTACACATATCGTATCCTGCACAATCCAGAATACAATCAAATGCAACGCACGATGACACAAGGAAAGATGACTGCCCTGATGCATAATGATGTACTCGAGCGACTGCTTGACCAACTGGAGACGAAACCAGAAGCGATCTTGATTGATCAGTTCGCTGAAAAGACCGTTTACTATAAACACTTGTCTGGTGTCGTCAATCCCGTTCGAGAAAATGTCTACTTCTCGACCAAGGCGGAGCAACTCCATGTCGCCGTCGCTGCCTCATCGATCATTGCTCGCGCCATCTTTTTGAAGGAGATGGACAACTTGAGTGAAACAACCGGTGTCGTCATTCCGAAAGGTGCTGGTGCCAAGGTCGATCAAGTCGCCGCTTCACTGATTTTACGTTATGGAGCTGATAAACTTCGTGACTGGACGAAAGCCCATTTTGCAAATACGAAAAAGGCACAACAACTAGCTGCGAAACGAAACCGACCATGA
- a CDS encoding UDP-N-acetylmuramoyl-L-alanyl-D-glutamate--2,6-diaminopimelate ligase, with product MNRLAKLLTELLPFTIKEAINPLISNIATDSRQITPGGLFICINGYTVDGHDYINQAIENGAVAILAERSFLDCPIPVITVPDTKRLAGQVANRFYDQPSQKMRVYGVTGTNGKTTTTKLAYDLFRATGIKAGMISTVGARIDEELIETPNTTPEAIILHRLLYEMVEKGVTDCIIEVSSHALAEGRVEGVSFHSAAFTNLTHDHLDYHHSMEDYAKTKALLFQQVAASNGRTIVLNREDGWSRVMREAAPLQPVIWYTTQPHRTSQIAVEWLTDTVNVRIDETTTRVPTALLGEFNAANLAAAMGLLRAGDANLYTLIRHIPELELPKGRLERLDWAPCEVYIDYAHTPDGLEKCLQALTSSGESLSVVLSAAGERDRTKRAEMGRIASKYCEHIIATVHDARTENPDRIIEELIVDIPREHLVGCHTSRHEALVQAAHLAHEGKRIVIVGKGHDEVERIGTKTIPFNEKHILLAELERLSEGESVI from the coding sequence ATGAATCGACTAGCGAAGCTCCTGACTGAACTATTACCATTCACTATAAAGGAAGCAATCAATCCACTCATTTCGAATATCGCAACCGATTCGCGACAAATCACACCTGGCGGATTATTCATCTGTATCAACGGCTACACGGTTGATGGTCACGATTATATCAATCAGGCAATCGAAAACGGGGCTGTGGCGATTTTAGCTGAACGATCGTTTCTGGATTGCCCGATTCCCGTCATTACTGTGCCGGATACGAAACGACTTGCAGGTCAAGTCGCGAATCGCTTTTACGATCAACCGAGTCAAAAAATGCGCGTCTACGGTGTAACCGGAACGAACGGAAAAACGACGACGACGAAATTGGCGTATGATCTCTTTCGAGCAACAGGTATAAAAGCCGGCATGATCAGCACGGTCGGTGCACGAATTGATGAGGAACTCATTGAGACGCCGAATACGACGCCTGAAGCCATCATCTTACATCGACTGTTGTATGAAATGGTTGAAAAAGGCGTGACGGATTGCATCATTGAAGTGTCCTCTCACGCATTAGCTGAAGGTCGAGTCGAAGGAGTGTCTTTCCACTCGGCGGCATTTACGAACCTGACGCATGATCATCTGGATTACCACCATTCAATGGAGGATTACGCCAAGACGAAAGCGTTGTTGTTTCAACAAGTCGCTGCGTCAAATGGTCGGACTATCGTCTTGAATCGAGAAGATGGTTGGAGTCGCGTCATGCGAGAAGCTGCGCCTTTACAACCTGTCATCTGGTATACGACGCAACCACATCGGACGTCACAAATCGCGGTCGAATGGTTAACAGACACCGTCAATGTGCGGATCGACGAGACGACGACACGTGTGCCGACAGCTTTACTAGGTGAATTCAATGCAGCGAATTTAGCGGCAGCGATGGGATTGTTGCGGGCAGGCGATGCTAATCTCTATACGTTGATTCGTCACATTCCAGAACTGGAATTGCCGAAAGGGCGACTCGAACGACTGGACTGGGCACCTTGTGAGGTTTATATCGATTATGCCCATACACCGGATGGTCTAGAAAAATGTTTACAGGCACTCACTTCTTCCGGAGAGTCGCTATCGGTCGTTTTAAGCGCAGCTGGAGAGCGTGATCGAACGAAACGAGCGGAGATGGGGCGAATCGCAAGCAAATATTGTGAACACATCATCGCAACGGTCCATGATGCGAGGACAGAGAATCCGGATCGAATCATCGAAGAACTAATCGTCGATATTCCACGTGAACACTTAGTAGGGTGCCATACATCCCGTCACGAAGCGCTCGTACAAGCAGCGCATCTGGCGCACGAAGGAAAACGCATCGTCATCGTCGGGAAAGGTCATGATGAGGTAGAACGAATCGGTACAAAAACGATTCCTTTTAATGAAAAACACATACTTCTTGCGGAATTAGAACGACTGTCTGAAGGGGAGTCCGTCATTTAA
- a CDS encoding MarR family winged helix-turn-helix transcriptional regulator — MLYTQEDVLGQLSKVSRLVKREIDATLLPYSLHTGQWALIKAVALLQPVSQVQLADYLIIEKPAVTKTVSRLETLGFITRIKEGRTHFVSLTPLANERFDQIDAAVQETHQRLLASFSLTDQQQLGEWMTHLLTLHRQEESS, encoded by the coding sequence ATGCTCTACACACAAGAAGATGTACTCGGACAACTATCAAAAGTCTCACGTCTCGTTAAACGAGAAATTGATGCTACCTTGCTTCCCTACTCGTTACATACGGGTCAATGGGCACTAATAAAAGCAGTCGCATTACTACAACCTGTTTCACAAGTCCAACTGGCCGATTATTTAATCATTGAAAAACCAGCTGTGACGAAAACCGTCTCACGTCTTGAGACGCTTGGTTTCATCACTCGGATAAAAGAAGGACGAACACACTTTGTCTCGTTGACACCTTTAGCCAATGAACGGTTCGACCAAATCGATGCTGCGGTCCAAGAGACCCACCAACGCTTACTCGCCTCCTTCTCCCTTACCGATCAGCAACAGCTTGGTGAATGGATGACGCACCTACTTACTCTACATCGACAGGAGGAATCTTCATGA
- a CDS encoding MFS transporter, protein MTARLFSRHYIMTLIINLLLFITFYLLNASLPLLAAKQFPVSASALGWIVTSFILATVCSRPLIGHWLDRYDLKRVLMISASLFTVMSICYMLVLPLESFFYLIIIRIIHGFSFGMLSSSISLAVTTLIPKTRQGEGMGYFVLSMNLASVLGPVIGLAFIQEKAFVLYFVTVAALAVIALLLMMRLPLTSQHVPSTSAFRLSQSLFLSRPLLLVATLLAGVAISSTSAFISLYTDSIGHIAYASYFYALVALGMVGIRPIAGKLFDQRGAAFVLLPSYTLYMIGFVILGMYPSFAGLLTAAIIIGIGSASIFPGLQTVLLNFAPPAQKGKAISTFFLAYDTGFGIGALILATVASGIGYSNMFLSCSLIVLVSGLLYFTFTKRQAASSETEELAS, encoded by the coding sequence ATGACCGCTCGGTTATTCTCGCGTCATTACATCATGACGCTGATCATTAACCTATTGCTCTTCATCACGTTTTATCTACTCAATGCCTCACTTCCTTTACTCGCTGCTAAACAGTTTCCAGTCTCCGCTTCAGCACTCGGGTGGATCGTGACGAGTTTCATCCTGGCAACCGTCTGTTCTCGTCCATTGATTGGTCACTGGTTAGATCGTTACGACTTAAAGCGCGTCTTAATGATCTCTGCAAGTCTCTTTACAGTCATGAGTATCTGCTACATGCTCGTCCTACCTTTGGAATCATTTTTCTATCTAATCATCATCCGTATCATCCACGGATTTAGTTTCGGGATGTTATCTTCTTCGATCAGCCTCGCCGTCACGACATTGATTCCAAAGACACGTCAAGGCGAAGGTATGGGGTATTTCGTCCTTTCGATGAACTTGGCATCCGTCCTTGGTCCTGTCATCGGTCTTGCCTTTATTCAAGAAAAAGCATTCGTTCTGTACTTCGTGACAGTTGCTGCCCTAGCAGTCATCGCCTTGTTGTTAATGATGCGTCTACCGCTGACGAGTCAACATGTTCCAAGTACGTCCGCGTTTCGTCTAAGCCAATCCCTCTTCTTATCACGTCCGCTTTTGTTGGTGGCGACTCTTTTGGCAGGCGTTGCGATTTCTAGTACATCAGCGTTCATCTCACTGTATACGGACTCGATTGGACATATCGCATATGCTTCTTATTTTTATGCGTTAGTCGCTCTCGGAATGGTCGGGATTCGACCAATTGCCGGAAAATTGTTTGATCAGCGAGGTGCTGCATTCGTGCTGTTGCCCTCGTATACCCTTTATATGATTGGCTTTGTCATTCTCGGCATGTATCCTTCGTTTGCTGGTTTATTGACTGCTGCCATCATCATTGGTATCGGTTCTGCTTCCATCTTCCCGGGACTTCAAACTGTCCTTTTGAACTTCGCACCTCCCGCACAGAAAGGGAAAGCCATCTCGACCTTTTTCCTTGCTTACGACACAGGTTTTGGAATCGGTGCCTTGATTCTTGCTACGGTCGCAAGCGGTATCGGCTATTCCAATATGTTCTTGTCCTGTAGTCTGATCGTTCTCGTAAGTGGTCTACTGTATTTCACCTTTACGAAACGACAAGCTGCGTCATCTGAAACAGAAGAACTTGCTTCTTGA
- the pheT gene encoding phenylalanine--tRNA ligase subunit beta: protein MLVSKQWLNEYVDVSHTSGQDLADLITKSGIEVEGVDVRDEALNNIVVGRVLTKEKHPEADKLNVTTVDIGQDEPVQIVCGAPNVEAGQDVIVARVGARLPGIKIKRAKLRGVVSEGMICSLEELGFEKKYIREDEQDGIHTFREPVTPGQDVLELLGLRDEILELGLTPNRSDCLSMYGVAYEVAALYDTTPTFPVVEVNEAETATAVDVTLDSEDCPFYAAREIQGVTIQESPTWLKNRLIANGIRPINNVVDVTNFVLLETGQPLHSFDAEKLGNRIVVRQAHAGESFTTLDEVERTLDSSMLVITDGERPVALAGVMGGANTEVDENTTSIILESAYFAPISVRKTSRVLGLRSDSSARFEKGVDPRRVLLALDRAATLIAELSGGTVQAGVAQAGTLELDDHLIEASVSYINHRLGMEIEGTVMQTLLERLGLGVELSGDALTVSVPTRRQDLKIPADLAEEVARLYGYDALTSSLPSEASRGFLPKRNIHRRHLRRTLQGAGLSQAITYSLTSEQRAMQFNEREDLHPVKLAMPISEARSTLRTSLIPGLLEVAQHNVARQHADVAFYELGSVYLQRDASLETLPIEQEMIGGVAVGVSEQHRAHGTLVKTDFFVMKGIVETLASAVGVTLTFEAASIPSMHPGRTARILLDGEAIGFVGQVHPGLSKEQYGLKEVYVFELEAMALRSKEEQVYSEISRFPSMTRDLAIVVERSVTAQSIVDVMTEAAGPLLQTIELFDVYTGENVGENEKSFAFSLRYQNKERTLVDEEITTAQQRVVDAVKETFNAELRA from the coding sequence ATGTTAGTCTCAAAACAATGGTTGAACGAATATGTGGATGTCAGTCACACATCAGGACAAGACTTAGCTGATTTGATTACAAAGAGCGGAATCGAAGTCGAAGGCGTCGATGTCCGGGATGAAGCGTTAAACAACATCGTCGTCGGACGTGTGTTAACGAAAGAAAAACATCCAGAAGCAGATAAATTGAATGTCACGACGGTCGACATCGGTCAAGACGAACCGGTCCAAATCGTGTGTGGTGCACCGAACGTCGAAGCCGGACAAGATGTCATCGTCGCACGCGTCGGCGCTCGCCTGCCAGGTATTAAAATCAAACGTGCCAAATTGCGCGGTGTCGTCTCAGAAGGGATGATCTGTTCACTCGAAGAACTCGGATTCGAAAAGAAATATATCCGAGAAGATGAGCAGGACGGGATCCATACGTTCCGTGAACCAGTCACACCAGGACAAGACGTTTTGGAGTTACTCGGTCTACGTGATGAAATCCTCGAACTTGGATTAACGCCGAACCGTTCGGACTGCCTCAGCATGTATGGTGTCGCATACGAAGTGGCTGCGCTTTACGATACGACACCGACTTTCCCGGTCGTTGAAGTCAACGAAGCAGAAACTGCGACGGCAGTCGACGTGACGCTTGATTCAGAGGACTGCCCGTTCTACGCGGCACGAGAAATTCAAGGCGTGACGATTCAAGAGTCACCGACTTGGTTAAAAAACCGCTTGATCGCGAACGGCATTCGTCCGATCAACAACGTCGTCGACGTTACGAACTTCGTCTTACTCGAGACAGGTCAACCGCTACATTCGTTCGATGCTGAAAAACTCGGAAACCGGATCGTCGTGCGTCAAGCGCACGCAGGAGAGTCGTTTACGACGCTCGACGAAGTAGAGCGGACGCTCGATTCTTCGATGCTCGTCATCACAGACGGTGAACGTCCGGTCGCGCTTGCTGGTGTCATGGGTGGAGCGAATACCGAAGTCGATGAAAACACGACATCGATCATTTTAGAATCAGCTTACTTCGCACCGATTTCCGTCCGGAAGACGAGCCGTGTTCTTGGACTTCGCTCGGACTCAAGTGCTCGTTTCGAAAAGGGTGTTGATCCACGTCGTGTCTTGTTAGCACTCGATCGGGCTGCAACTTTGATTGCTGAACTCTCGGGTGGAACGGTTCAGGCTGGTGTCGCTCAAGCAGGAACGCTCGAGCTTGACGATCACTTGATTGAAGCGAGTGTCTCGTACATCAATCACCGTCTTGGTATGGAGATTGAAGGAACGGTCATGCAAACGTTACTCGAACGTCTTGGTCTCGGTGTTGAATTATCGGGTGATGCCTTGACAGTTAGCGTACCGACTCGCCGCCAAGACTTGAAAATTCCAGCTGATTTAGCGGAAGAAGTCGCTCGTCTCTACGGATATGATGCACTGACTTCAAGCTTACCGTCTGAAGCGAGCCGTGGCTTCTTACCAAAACGGAACATTCACCGTCGTCATTTACGCCGGACATTGCAGGGAGCAGGTCTTTCGCAAGCCATCACGTATTCATTGACGAGCGAACAACGCGCGATGCAATTCAATGAACGAGAAGATTTGCATCCGGTCAAACTGGCGATGCCAATCAGTGAAGCACGTTCGACACTGCGGACGTCACTCATTCCGGGACTCCTTGAAGTCGCGCAGCATAACGTCGCACGACAGCATGCCGATGTCGCGTTTTATGAACTCGGCAGTGTTTATCTGCAACGGGATGCGTCACTTGAGACACTCCCGATTGAACAAGAAATGATCGGTGGCGTCGCAGTCGGTGTGTCAGAACAACACCGTGCGCACGGAACGCTCGTCAAAACAGATTTCTTCGTCATGAAAGGAATCGTCGAGACACTCGCTTCTGCAGTCGGTGTTACGTTGACGTTCGAGGCAGCGAGCATTCCATCGATGCACCCAGGACGGACGGCGCGCATTTTGCTTGACGGAGAAGCGATCGGATTCGTCGGTCAAGTGCATCCTGGTCTGTCAAAAGAACAGTATGGTCTAAAAGAAGTGTACGTCTTTGAATTAGAGGCGATGGCACTACGTTCGAAAGAAGAGCAGGTCTACTCGGAAATTTCACGTTTCCCATCAATGACACGCGACTTAGCTATCGTCGTCGAGCGATCAGTGACGGCGCAATCCATCGTCGATGTCATGACGGAAGCAGCCGGTCCACTTCTTCAGACGATCGAATTGTTTGATGTCTACACGGGTGAGAACGTCGGAGAGAATGAAAAATCATTCGCTTTCTCCCTCCGTTATCAAAACAAAGAACGGACGTTAGTCGATGAAGAAATCACGACAGCGCAACAGCGAGTCGTAGATGCAGTGAAAGAAACGTTCAATGCGGAACTTCGCGCATAA
- the pheS gene encoding phenylalanine--tRNA ligase subunit alpha, translated as MREQLEALRDEALTLVDQATTQKDLNDVRVKYLGKKGPITEVLRGMGKLSAEERPVVGEIANTVRQAIQEQLEQRLTAVKQQEMDAKLAAEAIDVTLPGRPKKVGHAHLLQQVTDEIEDIFVGLGYTIAEGPEVEQDLFNFEMLNLPKDHPARDMQDSFYITEEILMRTHTSPVQARTMLASKGEPIRILCPGKVYRRDEDDATHSHQFMQVEGLVVGESISMADLKGTLEAFAKQMFGEAREVRLRPSFFPFTEPSVEVDVSCFKCGGKGCNICKQTGWIEILGAGMVHPHVLEMAEYDSTKMSGFAFGMGIERIAMLKYGVDDIRHFYTNDVRFSEQF; from the coding sequence ATGCGCGAGCAATTAGAAGCATTACGCGATGAAGCGTTGACATTAGTCGATCAGGCAACAACACAAAAAGATCTCAATGACGTCCGAGTCAAGTATCTCGGGAAAAAGGGACCAATCACGGAAGTATTACGAGGAATGGGAAAGTTATCAGCGGAAGAGCGACCAGTCGTCGGTGAAATCGCAAATACGGTCCGTCAAGCGATCCAAGAGCAATTGGAACAACGTCTGACAGCTGTCAAACAACAAGAAATGGATGCGAAACTGGCAGCGGAAGCAATTGACGTCACGTTACCAGGACGTCCGAAAAAGGTTGGTCATGCGCACCTCTTGCAACAGGTGACGGATGAGATCGAAGACATCTTCGTCGGACTCGGTTATACGATTGCCGAAGGTCCAGAAGTCGAGCAAGATCTGTTCAACTTCGAGATGTTGAATTTACCGAAGGATCACCCGGCACGTGATATGCAAGACTCGTTCTACATCACGGAAGAAATTTTGATGCGAACGCATACGTCACCGGTTCAAGCACGGACGATGCTTGCTTCTAAAGGTGAACCAATTCGCATTCTTTGCCCAGGTAAAGTCTACCGTCGAGACGAAGACGATGCGACGCACTCGCACCAATTCATGCAAGTCGAAGGACTCGTCGTCGGAGAATCGATTTCGATGGCAGACTTAAAAGGAACGCTTGAAGCCTTCGCGAAGCAGATGTTCGGTGAAGCACGTGAAGTCCGTTTACGCCCAAGTTTCTTCCCGTTCACAGAGCCGTCTGTTGAAGTCGACGTCTCGTGCTTCAAATGTGGCGGTAAAGGATGCAACATCTGTAAACAAACGGGTTGGATTGAAATTCTGGGTGCGGGAATGGTTCATCCTCACGTTCTCGAAATGGCCGAATATGATAGCACAAAAATGTCAGGATTCGCATTCGGGATGGGGATCGAACGGATTGCCATGTTGAAGTACGGTGTCGATGATATTCGTCACTTCTATACGAATGACGTTCGCTTCAGCGAACAGTTTTAA
- a CDS encoding TrmH family RNA methyltransferase — protein sequence MSKRSTRGNKTMKHIASAKNEIVKQWKKLLTKKGRLQTNRFLIEGEHLIEEAVRAGIVKELIVRESYQVPGSWKRNADVFTIDEAVIKVLAETETSQGIFAVCEMKQASAQLERGRYLLLDRLQDPGNVGTMIRTADAAGFDGVVVGPGTVDVYNGKVIRATQGSLFHLPVISMPLEEAVNALHEQGIAVIGTALEGATSYQAIAPMDALGLIIGNEAQGVAPELLSYCDERAYIPIRGKAESLNAAVAAGILLYHFASVD from the coding sequence CTGTCCAAGCGATCTACGAGGGGTAATAAAACAATGAAGCACATCGCATCAGCAAAGAACGAAATCGTTAAACAATGGAAGAAACTCTTAACGAAAAAAGGACGTCTGCAGACGAACCGTTTCTTGATTGAAGGAGAACATCTGATTGAAGAAGCTGTTCGCGCCGGAATCGTTAAGGAATTGATCGTGCGTGAATCGTACCAAGTACCCGGTTCTTGGAAACGAAATGCCGATGTCTTTACGATCGATGAAGCCGTCATCAAAGTACTGGCTGAAACGGAAACGTCGCAAGGCATCTTCGCTGTCTGTGAGATGAAACAAGCTTCGGCACAATTAGAGCGAGGACGCTATTTGTTGCTCGATCGTCTGCAAGATCCAGGGAACGTCGGGACGATGATTCGGACAGCTGACGCAGCTGGATTCGATGGGGTCGTCGTCGGACCGGGAACAGTTGACGTCTATAACGGAAAAGTCATCCGTGCGACGCAAGGATCGCTGTTCCACCTACCGGTCATCTCCATGCCGCTCGAAGAGGCAGTCAATGCCCTGCACGAACAAGGAATTGCGGTAATCGGCACGGCGTTAGAAGGAGCGACGTCTTATCAAGCGATCGCACCGATGGATGCACTCGGTTTAATCATCGGAAACGAAGCACAAGGCGTTGCGCCAGAATTGCTCTCTTACTGTGATGAGCGTGCCTACATCCCGATTCGTGGTAAAGCGGAGTCATTGAATGCGGCAGTAGCGGCTGGCATTTTGCTCTATCATTTTGCAAGCGTGGATTGA